The genomic region TGGTGGCCTTCACGATGGCGGCGGCACGCTTGGCGGGGTCGCCCGACTTGAAGATCCCGGAGCCGACGAACACGCCATCGGCGCCGAGCTGCATCATCATCGCGGCATCCGCGGGGGTGGCCACACCGCCTGCGGTGAACAGCACGACGGGCAGGGTGCCCGTTTCGGCGATCTCGGCGACGAGTTCGTACGGCGCCTGCAGTTCCTTGGCGGCCACGTACAGCTCGTCCTTCGTCATCGACTTCAGGGCGTTGATCTCCGACGTGATCTTGCGGATGTGCTTGGTCGCCTCCGACACGTCGCCCGTGCCGGCCTCGCCCTTCGAGCGGATCATCGCGGCGCCTTCGTTGATGCGACGGAGAGCCTCGCCCAGGTTGGTCGCACCGCACACGAAGGGAGTGGTGAACTGCCACTTGTCGATGTGGTTCACGTAGTCGGCGGGCGAGAGAACCTCGGATTCGTCGATGTAGTCGACGTTCAGCGCCTGCAGGACCTGCGCTTCGACGAAGTGACCGATGCGCGCTTTCGCCATCACGGGGATGGAGACCTCGGCGATGATCGCTTCGATCAGGTCGGGGTCGCTCATGCGTGCCACTCCGCCCTGAGCGCGGATGTCCGCGGGCACGCGCTCGAGGGCCATCACGGCCACGGCACCCGCATCTTCTGCGATGCGCGCCTGTTCGGGGGTGACGACGTCCATGATGACGCCACCCTTGAGCATTTCCGCAAGGCCGCGCTTGACGCGGCTCGACCCGAGCTGGCCGGTGTTGCTGTCAGACATGCCTTCAATTCTAGGAGTGGCGGCGATGCTCTCGCTCACGCAGGATGTCCGGTCTTGCCCGCCCTGCATGACATGATCGATCGGTGAAGGTCCTCTCGATCCAGTCGGCGGTGGCGTACGGTCACGTCGGCAATTCCGCGGCAGTGTTCCCGCTCCAGCGCATCGGGGTCGAGGTGATCCCCGTCTACACGGTGAACTTCTCGAACCACACCGGATACGGAGCGTGGCGAGGGCCGCTGATCGCCCCCGCCGACGTCGCGGAGGTCATCGCAGGGGTCGAGGATCGTGGGGTCTTCCCCGAGATCGACGTCGTGCTCTCCGGCTATCAGGGCAGCGACGGCATCGGCGACGTCATCCTCGACGCGGTACGGCGCGTGAAGGCCGCGAACCCGGGCGCGGTCTATGCCTGTGATCCCGTGATGGGCAATGCCAAGTCTGGATGCTTCGTGGCGCCCGAAATCCCCGTGCTGCTGCGCGACCGCGTGGTCCCCGCCGCCGACGTCGTGACCCCCAACCAGTTCGAGCTCGGCTACCTGACCGACACGCAACCCGACTCGCTCTCCTCGACACTGGCATCCGTCGACGCTCTTCGCGCGTCCGGACCGGACGTCGTGTTGGTCACGAGCGTCGAGCGACCGGATCGCGAACCGGAGACGATCGAGATGCTCGCCGTCGACGGCGAGGGCGCCTGGATCGTGCGCACGCCGCTGCTGCCGATGAAGGCGAACGGCTCCGGCGATGTCACGGCCGCTCTCTTCACCGCGCACTACCGCGAGAGCGGGTCGGCGTCGCACGCGCTCGGACGCACCGTGTCCAGCGTGTTCGACCTGCTGACGCGCACGCATGAGTCGGGCGCGCGCGAACTGCAGCTCGTCGAATCGCAGGAGTTCTACGCCCACCCGCGCATGCAGTTCGACGTCGAGCAGGTGCGCTGAAGCGTCGGGTCCGGCCGCGCCGACTCGATCAGCGCGGCCAGGCGTCGGCGATCGACTGCCGCATCTCGCCGAGCAACTGAGGCACAGCCTTCGTGTGGGCGATGATCGGCAAGAAGTTCGCGTCGGCACGCCAGCGCGGCACGACGTGCTGGTGCAGATGAGAGGCGATGCCAGCACCGGCGA from Humibacter ginsenosidimutans harbors:
- the pdxS gene encoding pyridoxal 5'-phosphate synthase lyase subunit PdxS, with amino-acid sequence MSDSNTGQLGSSRVKRGLAEMLKGGVIMDVVTPEQARIAEDAGAVAVMALERVPADIRAQGGVARMSDPDLIEAIIAEVSIPVMAKARIGHFVEAQVLQALNVDYIDESEVLSPADYVNHIDKWQFTTPFVCGATNLGEALRRINEGAAMIRSKGEAGTGDVSEATKHIRKITSEINALKSMTKDELYVAAKELQAPYELVAEIAETGTLPVVLFTAGGVATPADAAMMMQLGADGVFVGSGIFKSGDPAKRAAAIVKATTFYDDPSVIAEVSRGLGEAMVGINVGDLPAPHRLSERGW
- the pdxY gene encoding pyridoxal kinase PdxY, encoding MKVLSIQSAVAYGHVGNSAAVFPLQRIGVEVIPVYTVNFSNHTGYGAWRGPLIAPADVAEVIAGVEDRGVFPEIDVVLSGYQGSDGIGDVILDAVRRVKAANPGAVYACDPVMGNAKSGCFVAPEIPVLLRDRVVPAADVVTPNQFELGYLTDTQPDSLSSTLASVDALRASGPDVVLVTSVERPDREPETIEMLAVDGEGAWIVRTPLLPMKANGSGDVTAALFTAHYRESGSASHALGRTVSSVFDLLTRTHESGARELQLVESQEFYAHPRMQFDVEQVR